The following proteins come from a genomic window of Aspergillus luchuensis IFO 4308 DNA, chromosome 3, nearly complete sequence:
- a CDS encoding splicing factor 3B subunit 5 family protein (COG:A;~EggNog:ENOG410PR7A;~InterPro:IPR017089,IPR009846;~PFAM:PF07189;~go_process: GO:0000398 - mRNA splicing, via spliceosome [Evidence IEA]) has protein sequence MADKLRTIQNLEAMQARYVGTGHADTTKYEWVSNIVRDSYASYIGHPPMLSYMALGMGESKEKVRAAMIEKMVRGAGNPPETQE, from the exons ATGGCCGACAAACTCCGCACGATCCAAAACCTCGAGGCGATGCAAGCGCGGTACGTCGGTACTGGCCACGCGGACACGACGAAATACGAATGGGTATCGAACATTGTCCGGGATAGCTACGCCTCGTATATTGGTCATCCGCCTATGTTGTCGTATATGGCGTTGGGAATGGGCGaatcgaaggagaaggttcGCGCGGCGATGATTGAGAAGATGGTTAGAGGGGCGGGGAATCCGCCGGAG ACGCAGGAATAA
- the MRL1 gene encoding putative vacuolar sorting receptor (Mrl1) (COG:U;~EggNog:ENOG410PKV8;~InterPro:IPR009011,IPR028927;~PFAM:PF02157,PF09451;~SECRETED:SignalP(1-23);~TransMembrane:2 (n8-19c23/24o212-231i252-274o)): MKPPTSSLLRFLFLLAAPLVSQAASDSSAPKDALSPCVVRSPTTGLFYDLNTISLSPPPVDGDKPRKGARDESWHARGHDYNANFTLNICAPVVEDIKDVVGVDRARWRNVSAYYEREGKVYSIGQQASDPFFRGRKLVMNYTNGSPCAGDYIGNAARTKSTIMSFLCERDTPASQATVSFVGTMDQCTYFFEVRSSAACGATAPTPDNPGLSPAGVFGVIALIAVAAYLVGGCAYQRTVMHQRGWRQCPNYSLWAGMLDFIKDMIIILFSSLARLLRLKRSPTLGHGHTRGNSVNHRGSFGRRGSDVDAENRLIDQLDEEWED, encoded by the exons ATGAAGCCACCCACATCCTCCTTGCTGaggttcctcttcctcctggctgCTCCGCTTGTCTCTCAGGCTGCCTCCGATTCTTCTGCTCCGAAGGATGCCCTCTCTCCCTGCGTCGTTCGCTCTCCCACGACCGGCCTATTCTACgatctcaacaccatctccttaTCTCCGCCCCCAGTAGACGGGGACAAACCTCGCAAAGGCGCTCGAGACGAGAGTTGGCACGCCAGAGGGCACGATTACAATGCCAACTTTACGTTAAATATCTGTGCGCCCGTGGTCGAAGATATCAAGGAtgtggtgggagtggacCGCGCAAGGTGGAGGAATGTTAGCGCCTACTACGAGAGGGAGGGTAAAGTCTACTCCATTGG TCAACAAGCATCAGACCCCTTCTTCCGCGGCCGAAAGCTGGTTATGAACTATACCAATGGCTCCCCTTGTGCCGGCGACTACATCGGAAATGCCGCCcgcaccaaatccaccatcaTGTCGTTTCTTTGTGAGCGCGATACCCCTGCCTCTCAGGCGACAGTCTCCTTTGTCGGCACCATGGACCAGTGCACATACTTTTTCGAGGTTCGAAGCTCTGCCGCTTGTGGCGCGACCGCGCCCACACCGGATAACCCGGGTCTTTCGCCAGCCGGCGTTTTCGGCGTAAT TGCGTTGATTGCCGTGGCGGCCTACCTGGTCGGTGGTTGCGCATACCAACGAACTGTCATGCACCAGCGCGGTTGGAGACAGTGCCCGAACTACAGTCTTTGGGCGGGAATGCTCGACTTCATCAAA gacatgatcatcatcctcttctcctccctggcccgcctcctccgcttAAAACGCTCCCCGACTCTCGGCCACGGCCACACCCGCGGTAACAGCGTCAACCACCGCGGCAGTTTCGGCCGTCGAGGCAGTGACGTGGATGCCGAAAATCGACTGATAGATCAGTTAgatgaggagtgggaggatTAA
- a CDS encoding tRNA-specific adenosine deaminase (BUSCO:EOG09263CG2;~COG:A;~EggNog:ENOG410PICF;~InterPro:IPR002466,IPR042935;~PFAM:PF02137;~go_function: GO:0003723 - RNA binding [Evidence IEA];~go_function: GO:0004000 - adenosine deaminase activity [Evidence IEA];~go_function: GO:0008251 - tRNA-specific adenosine deaminase activity [Evidence IEA];~go_process: GO:0002100 - tRNA wobble adenosine to inosine editing [Evidence IEA];~go_process: GO:0006396 - RNA processing [Evidence IEA]), with protein sequence MERQKRRKNSGDDALAERIAKVVHAHFDALPARSKPILRDDGTREWIPMCGVVVVRDNDDDDTAEEELTCVAVTSGAKCLPTAQLASSTGLVLHDWHAEILALRAFNCWLLSEIRALIDHEHEHQRQQSSSPSTSNSSPFIRRRQQSPNKNNNNEPPFELHPSLKIYLYCTTAPCGDASMELTMAAQDDPTPWEITPSEEEADLLSGRANFSQLGIVRRKPARADAPSTKSKSCSDKLALRQVSSLLSRGMSLLVAVTENAYLAGLVMPREEVSETGCVRAWGVEGRMGPLVSRFGEGGGGGGYGYGYHPFRVLSVDMGVVEELWAFGKPKSKEAGMKCKPGNISAVWTAAPVLGGGGSGSGGGVDRYAAENGAKQLPKLSGSWTGLYETIIGGMKQGYKASVPVGKGASALSRAKMWGVLRGVLGGGDGSEEGDGGQAVRAASYKEFKRAALETSVGKARECAMLEAKKVLVPWVPNDGDDEWGLEVLVDQKGKKRKRDDIKKNKDVQSS encoded by the exons ATGGAAcgacaaaaaagaagaaagaattcTGGGGATGATGCACTTGCAGAGAGAATTGCAAAAGTTGTGCACGCGCACTTTGATGCTCTGCCCGCACGCAGTAAACCTATTCTGAGGGATGATGGGACGAGGGAGTGGATTCCTATGTGtggggttgtggttgtgaggG ataatgatgatgatgatacagcGGAGGAAGAATTGACCTGTGTGGCTGTTAC CTCCGGCGCAAAATGCCTCCCTACTGCACAACTCGCATCCAGCACCGGCCTCGTCCTCCACGACTGGCACGCCGAGATCCTGGCCCTCCGCGCATTCAATTGCTGGCTATTGAGTGAGATTCGCGCGTTGATAGACCATGAACATGAACATCAACGCCAACAATCTTCATCGCCATCTACATCCAattcctcccccttcatccgTCGGCGCCAACAATCCCCAAACAAGAATAACAACAACGAACCCCCCTTCGAACTCCACCCCTCTCTAAAAATCTACCTCTACTGCACGACCGCCCCCTGCGGCGACGCAAGCATGGAACTCACCATGGCAGCGCAAGACGACCCGACACCATGGGAAATCACCCcctcagaagaagaagcagatctCCTCTCCGGCCGCGCCAACTTTTCCCAGCTAGGCATCGTCCGCCGCAAGCCCGCGCGCGCAGACGCCCCATCCACGAAAAGCAAGTCCTGCTCGGATAAGCTTGCCCTGCGACAGGTATCGTCTCTCTTGTCGAGGGGGATGAGTCTCCTGGTGGCTGTTACGGAGAATGCGTATCTGGCGGGGTTGGTGATGCCCCGTGAGGAGGTGAGTGAGACGGGGTGTGTGAGGGcttggggggtggaggggaggatggggcCTTTGGTATCGAGgtttggagagggaggaggagggggtgggtatgggtatgggtATCATCCGTTTCGAGTTCTTTCTGTTGATATGGGAGTTGTGGAGGAGTTGTGGGCGTTTGGGAAACCGAAGAGTAAGGAGGCTGGGATGAAGTGTAAGCCCGGGAATATCTCGGCTGTTTGGACGGCTGCGCCGGTGCTTGGGGGAGGTGgtagtggcagtggtggtggggtggatCGCTATGCGGCGGAGAATGGGGCCAAGCAGTTGCCCAAATTGAGTGGTTCTTGGACGGGGTTGTATGAGACAATCATTGGGGGGATGAAGCAGGGGTATAAGGCGTCGGTGCCGGTGGGGAAGGGCGCGTCGGCGCTGTCGAGAGCGAAGATGTGGGGGGTgttgaggggggtgttgggtggtggtgatggttctGAagagggggatggaggcCAGGCGGTTAGGGCAGCGTCGTATAAGGAGTTCAAGAGGGCTGCGCTGGAGACGTCTGTGGGAAAGGCACGGGAATGTGCTATGCTGGAGGCCAAAAAGGTGCTGGTGCCGTGGGTGCCgaatgatggggatgatgaatggGGGTTGGAGGTATTGGTGGatcagaaagggaagaagagaaagcgtGATGacattaaaaagaataaagatGTCCAGTCTAGCTAA
- a CDS encoding uncharacterized protein (COG:S;~EggNog:ENOG410PIVG): MPTVLLPSSAAAFAPRSSPNVVLNARIEPWLTATLKRVNRVKRPLNNVTQHTRCLTETLSSPDAIWTLCSLMFPKAPDAELKKDDNPLVEAMCNYQMVHIEAYVVHVDMVSQNEVAFKLTPETIEALVDYHKDVYSVDTAASTWDWSDKDSQLKKLQEEFVQAVNKFVYRTEALALEGLEEDGAGELLGGRSDDAKAAITSLFVPLLPPPPRVVDVLRSTPILPSSTVPGTWWQEPMPQTLPLESWKVLPSSPATTSTGEPNAGMWATMNGMGEAQLTSPTFSQPYTTSPYNATQYYSTAATSATIAALPLPSMLVQPCSTVAGLAGFGWENRYQDFTLPYGTTM, from the coding sequence ATGCCAACCGTCTTGCTGCCCTCGTCGGCAGCCGCATTCGCTCCACGCTCGTCGCCGAACGTGGTGTTGAATGCGCGCATCGAGCCCTGGCTGACTGCCACCCTCAAAAGAGTGAATCGAGTCAAGCGACCCCTTAACAATGTTACCCAGCATACCAGATGCCTTACGGAGACGCTGTCATCCCCCGACGCCATCTGGACACTGTGCTCTCTGATGTTTCCCAAGGCCCCCGATGCGGAACTCAAGAAGGACGACAACCCCCTGGTCGAGGCCATGTGCAACTACCAGATGGTCCACATCGAAGCGTACGTCGTGCATGTCGACATGGTTTCGCAGAACGAAGTCGCCTTTAAATTGACTCCGGAGACCATCGAGGCTCTCGTCGACTACCACAAGGACGTCTATTCCGTCGACACGGCTGCCAGCACTTGGGACTGGTCCGACAAGGATAGtcagctgaagaagctgcaggaGGAATTTGTGCAAGCTGTCAACAAATTTGTCTATCGCACAGAGGCGCTCGCGCTGGAAGggctcgaggaggatggcgcAGGCGAACTGCTTGGCGGCCGCAGCGATGACGCGAAGGCGGCGATAACCAGTCTCTTCGTGCCTCTACTTCCCCCGCCGCCACGTGTAGTTGACGTCCTCCGGTCGACCCCTATCCTTCCCAGCTCGACCGTACCGGGAACCTGGTGGCAGGAGCCGATGCCACAAACACTGCCTTTGGAGTCGTGGAAGGTCCTCCCATCCAGCCCCGCAACAACCAGCACTGGCGAGCCGAACGCTGGTATGTGGGCAACCATGAACGGCATGGGAGAAGCACAGCTTACTTCCCCAACGTTCAGCCAGCCATATACCACTTCACCATACAATGCGACACAATACTACAGCACAGCGGCGACATCGGCGACCATCGCGGCGCTCCCGCTGCCGAGCATGCTAGTGCAACCGTGCAGCACAGTGGCTGGTCTGGCGGGGTTTGGATGGGAGAACCGGTACCAAGATTTTACACTGCCATACGGGACAACAATGTAA
- a CDS encoding uncharacterized protein (COG:S;~EggNog:ENOG410PJHN;~InterPro:IPR024500,IPR023393;~PFAM:PF11274) has protein sequence MPLPTLQESLESLSPTTWTDVPSTDPAALRAYITDLRTKAHLIVDSVPLPSDDDIQAQQAAYGGHPASKVVKASGAVPVHDLVDHDNGNNGDSSSGSGSGKSSNNNGKGSGVQALRKQWSKPIRVTNSRDNPLQIPIYKLQGGDGKGHWFGRRSVHEGLGFERWKEKLSGEMGETLRRNQERVRKGKMPDQAVRGIGAERLVEGVEVMGGGDSGDGGDGVIGRVQVYHVSAQFPKPTTARDFVSLIVSWDESEGEEEKRKKEGKGREWMMVSRPCEHDEVPPVPGYIRGMYESVEFIREIPVEGKPEGAMNPVEWVMVTRSDPGGNIPRWMVEKGTPKSICTDAVKFLNWACRDGERKRRSTDRSVGSHSQYEEEDASSSEEDSDDESYTEVEHHGLIASFAYLVNAGLERYAPQTVLDYLPQHSRQVSAQSVPASSTEPDVEGAKEHEDDAVSHDKASIAPSANSGVESSLEAGPDVSALELMAKNKKGKLTSHEKQLAKLAERKRNVEAQLDKVRADIQALRVTSPVEGSKRDKTSTTALAATNEGASSEPPSSSPASSVHKGQTSSKSRHADNPDHETAKMHKVASGLFHDESKLLKQLGKIEKDQVKEASKIEARQQKHADKQEKHRSRAETEALRREVEVLKKEVHRLRGERKQWLDLIGSLQNENTRLAAAQGGGNDKGEISM, from the coding sequence atgcCCCTCCCCACGCTCCAAGAATCCCTAGAATCCCTCTCTCCGACCACCTGGACCGACGTTCCGAGCACCGACCCCGCCGCCCTACGAGCCTACATCACCGACCTCCGCACGAAAGCGCACCTGATTGTCGATTCCGTCCCGTTACCTTCAGACGACGATATCCAAGCGCAGCAGGCCGCGTATGGCGGACATCCGGCGAGTAAGGTAGTGAAGGCGAGCGGCGCAGTTCCTGTGCATGATTTAGTGGATCATGATAATGGGAATAATGGCGATAGCAGTAGCGGGAGCGGTAGCGGgaaaagcagcaacaacaatggGAAAGGAAGCGGGGTCCAAGCACTTCGGAAACAATGGAGCAAGCCGATACGAGTGACCAATTCTCGGGATAACCCGTTGCAGATCCCGATATATAAGTTGCAGGGGGGAGATGGGAAGGGACATTGGTTTGGGAGGCGGAGCGTGCATGAGGGGTTAGGGTTTGAGCggtggaaggagaagttgTCGGGTGAGATGGGGGAGACGTTGAGGAGGAATCAGGAAcgggtgaggaaggggaagatgcCGGATCAGGCGGTTAGGGGGATTGGGGCGGAGAGGTTggttgagggggtggaggttatgggtggtggtgatagtggtgatggtggggatggggtgatTGGAAGGGTGCAGGTGTATCATGTTTCGGCGCAGTTTCCGAAACCTACGACTGCGAGGGATTTTGTGAGTTTGATTGTGAGTTGGGATGAgagtgagggtgaggaggagaaacggaagaaggaagggaaggggagggagtggatgatggtgtcgagaCCGTGCGAGCATGATGAGGTGCCTCCGGTGCCGGGGTATATTCGGGGGATGTATGAGAGTGTGGAGTTTATTCGGGAGATACCTGTGGAGGGTAAGCCTGAGGGGGCGATGAATCCGGTTGaatgggtgatggtgacgAGGAGTGATCCGGGTGGTAATATCCccagatggatggtggagaagggcACTCCCAAGAGTATCTGTACGGATGCTGTCAAGTTCTTGAACTGGGCTTGTCGGGacggggagaggaagagaaggtccACGGACAGGTCGGTGGGCAGTCATAGTCagtatgaggaggaggatgcgtCCAGCAGTGAGGAGGACAGTGACGACGAGTCATACACTGAAGTCGAACATCACGGGTTGATTGCCAGCTTCGCATACCTGGTGAACGCAGGTCTGGAGCGGTATGCGCCGCAGACGGTGCTGGACTACCTACCGCAGCACTCGCGCCAGGTCTCTGCCCAGAGTGTCCCTGCCAGCAGCACGGAGCCAGATGTCGAGGGGGCTAAGGAGCACGAAGACGATGCAGTATCGCACGACAAAGCGTCGATAGCACCATCAGCAAACTCAGGCGTCGAGTCATCACTGGAAGCAGGCCCCGACGTATCCGCGCTGGAGCTAAtggccaagaacaagaaaggCAAGCTGACCTCGCACGAGAAACAGCTGGCAAAGCTCGCAGAACGCAAACGCAACGTCGAAGCACAGCTGGATAAAGTACGAGCCGACATCCAAGCCCTCCGCGTGACCTCACCAGTCGAAGGTTCCAAGCGCGACAAGACATCCACGACCGCTCTAGCAGCAACAAACGAGGGAGCCAGCAGTGAACCGCCAAGCAGCAGTCCAGCCAGCAGCGTGCACAAAGGCCAAACGTCAAGCAAGAGCCGTCATGCCGATAATCCGGACCACGAAACGGCAAAGATGCACAAGGTTGCGTCCGGGCTGTTCCACGACGAATCCAAGCTGCTGAAACAGCTCGGCAAGATCGAGAAAGACCAGGTCAAGGAGGCATCGAAGATCGAGGCGCGGCAGCAGAAGCACGCAGACAAGCAGGAGAAGCATCGCTCGCGGGCAGAGACGGAGGCGTTGCGCCGCGAGGTGGAGGTGCTAAAGAAGGAGGTGCATCGACTGCGCGGAGAGCGCAAGCAATGGCTGGATTTGATCGGGTCGTTGCAGAATGAGAATACGCGGTTGGCAGCGGCGCAGGGGGGTGGAAATGACAAGGGAGAAATTAGCATGTAA
- the erg24B gene encoding c-14 sterol reductase (COG:I;~EggNog:ENOG410PFWY;~InterPro:IPR001171,IPR018083;~PFAM:PF01222;~TransMembrane:8 (i21-42o89-107i127-148o160-181i266-285o305-323i335-354o445-464i);~go_component: GO:0016020 - membrane [Evidence IEA];~go_function: GO:0016628 - oxidoreductase activity, acting on the CH-CH group of donors, NAD or NADP as acceptor [Evidence IEA];~go_process: GO:0016126 - sterol biosynthetic process [Evidence IEA];~go_process: GO:0055114 - oxidation-reduction process [Evidence IEA]): MAPKKDSKTKVRVQPVPEKRGYEFGGPLGAFGIVFGLPVLVYSFTFLCNDVSGCPAPSLLHPSTVTLDQLKAEVGWPKGGFADFYDTSVTLWVLGYYLLSLAMYVFLPGQEVEGTELACGGRLPYKFNAFLSAVLILSGCATGTYVYGADFAVWTFLWDNYLQVITANLVICTVIAIFVYAKSFTVPAPGQPNPELRQLAPGGHTGNALYDFFIGRELNPRVRLPIPFVSEASRTIDIKSWLEMRPGLLGWIILNLSNIARQYRTYGYITDSIVISTAFQAFYVLDGLYMEPALLTTMDIIMDGFGFMLSFGDLVWVPFIYNFQTRYLAVFPYELGFNGILLVLAVTAVGYSIFRGANNQKNRFRTNPNDPRVKHLKYIQTASGSKLITSGWWGSARHINYLGDWVMSWSYCLPTGIAGYAIIQSINPATGDLQKQAVQTPESRGWGMIFTYFFLVYFGTLLIHREQRDEEKCKRKYGADWDRYTSLVRSRIIPGIY; encoded by the exons ATGGCTCCCAAGAAGGACTCTAAGACCAAGGTCCGGGTTCAGCCCGTTCCAGAGAAACGTGGCTATGAATTTGGAGGACC TCTCGGTGCGTTTGGGATCGTGTTCGGTCTGCCCGTGCTGGTTTACAGCTTCACCTTCCTGTGTAACGATGTCTCCGGCTGCCCGGCTCCTTCGCTACTACACCCCTCTACCGTGACGCTTGACCAATTGAAGGCAGAGGTTGGCTGGCCCAAGGGAGGGTTTGCGGACTTCTACGATACAAGCGTGACACTTTGGGTGCTGGGCTACTATCTGCTTAGCTTGGCCATGTACGTGTTCCTGCCTGGCCAGGAGGTCGAGGGCACCGAATTGGcatgtggaggaagattgCCCTACAAGTTCAACG CTTTTCTGTCGGCCGTCCTGATCCTCTCCGGCTGTGCGACGGGCACCTACGTCTATGGCGCGGACTTTGCTGTCTGGACCTTCCTCTGGGACAATTACTTGCAGGTTATCACCGCCAATCTGGTGATTTGCACtgtcatcgccatcttcgtcTATGCGAAGAGCTTCACCGTTCCGGCTCCCGGGCAGCCCAACCCCGAGCTCCGCCAGCTAGCTCCGGGTGGTCACACTGGCAACGCGTTGTATGATTTCTTCATTGGCAGAGAGCTGAACCCCCGGGTACGCCTGCCGATTCCCTTTGTCAGTGAAGCTTCGCGCACGATCGACATTAAGTCCTGGCTCGAAATGCGCCCCGGCTTGCTGGGGTGGATCATCCTGAACCTGTCAAACATTGCCCGCCAGTACCGCACCTACGGCTACATCACGGACTCGATCGTCATCTCGACTGCTTTCCAGGCGTTCTATGTCCTGGACGGCCTGTACATGGAGCCTGCCCTGCTGACTACAATGGACATCATCATGGACGGCTTCGGATTCATGCTCTCGTTTGGCGACCTCGTCTGGGTGCCGTTTATCTACAACTTCCAGACCCGCTACCTGGCCGTCTTCCCGTACGAGCTGGGCTTCAATGGCATCCTGCTCGTTCTGGCTGTCACTGCCGTTGGCTACTCGATCTTCCGGGGTGCCAACAACCAGAAGAACCGGTTCCGCACCAACCCGAACGACCCCCGCGTCAAGCACCTCAAGTACATCCAGACGGCCAGCGGCTCCAAGCTGATCACGTCTGGCTGGTGGGGAAGCGCCCGCCACATCAACTATCTGGGCGACTGGGTCATGTCGTGGTCGTACTGTCTGCCTACGGGCATTGCCGGCTATGCTATTATCCAGAGCATCAACCCGGCCACCGGGGACCTGCAGAAGCAGGCTGTGCAGACCCCCGAGAGCCGGGGCTGGGGAATGATCTTCACGTACTTCTTCCTGGTGTACTTTGGCACGCTGCTGATCCATCGCGAGCAGCGCGACGAGGAGAAGTGCAAGCGCAAGTACGGTGCCGACTGGGACCGGTATACGTCGTTGGTCCGGAGCCGGATCATTCCTGGCATTTACTGA